In a single window of the bacterium genome:
- a CDS encoding MBL fold metallo-hydrolase, with the protein MRITFLGAVRTVTGSMHLVETGLNDIVAGRGSAGGSRLLLDCGLFQGHREEAARINGTLPFDASSLEAAVLSHAHLDHCGNLPTLVRSGFRGPIYCTPATRDLAALVLHDSAKVQHQDARHVNKIRARTGLPPVTPLYTASEVDRTIGRFRTVPYHEPFRLGPARVTFYDAGHILGSAVTTVEADGRTLGFTGDLGRPGEAILRDPETPPGLDVLVMESTYGDRAHKPLDGADERLGVIVRETAARGGAVLIPSFAIGRAQDITYALHRLRNAGSIPSIPTIVDSPMAVDATEIFRRHPECFDDETRTMLAHEDPFGFKGLRYVREVEDSKTLNGLTDPFIVIATSGMCESGRILYHLAHRIDDVRCSLVIVSFQAEHTLGRSLAGGAATVRIFGEPHDVRLQVHQLAEFSAHADGDELTAWVARVPRVGRIYCVHGEEAGSLALAASLRARGYAADVPVRGQQVEVATS; encoded by the coding sequence CGATGCATCTCGTCGAGACGGGCTTGAATGACATTGTTGCCGGCCGCGGGTCGGCCGGCGGAAGCCGCCTCCTGCTCGACTGCGGGCTGTTCCAGGGCCACCGCGAGGAGGCGGCCCGCATCAACGGCACCCTGCCCTTCGACGCGTCGAGCCTCGAGGCGGCCGTGCTCTCGCACGCCCACCTGGACCACTGCGGCAACCTGCCCACGCTGGTCCGGAGCGGCTTCCGGGGCCCGATCTACTGCACCCCCGCGACGCGCGACCTGGCGGCCCTCGTGCTGCACGACAGCGCCAAGGTGCAGCACCAGGACGCCCGCCACGTCAACAAGATCCGCGCGCGCACGGGACTGCCGCCCGTGACGCCGCTTTATACCGCGAGCGAGGTAGACCGCACGATCGGCCGGTTCCGGACCGTCCCGTACCATGAGCCGTTCCGGCTCGGTCCGGCGCGGGTCACCTTCTACGACGCGGGACACATCCTCGGCTCCGCCGTCACGACGGTCGAGGCCGATGGACGGACGCTCGGGTTTACCGGCGATCTGGGACGGCCCGGCGAGGCCATCCTGCGCGATCCGGAGACCCCGCCCGGCCTCGACGTGCTCGTGATGGAGTCGACGTACGGCGACCGGGCGCACAAACCGCTCGACGGGGCGGATGAGCGCCTCGGGGTGATTGTCCGCGAGACCGCCGCGCGCGGCGGCGCCGTGCTGATCCCATCGTTCGCGATCGGCCGGGCGCAGGACATCACCTACGCGCTCCACCGCCTGCGGAACGCCGGCTCCATCCCATCGATCCCGACGATCGTCGACAGCCCGATGGCGGTGGACGCGACGGAAATCTTCCGGCGGCATCCCGAGTGCTTCGACGACGAGACCCGGACCATGCTGGCGCACGAAGATCCATTTGGCTTCAAGGGGCTGCGGTACGTCCGCGAGGTGGAAGACTCCAAGACCCTCAACGGCCTGACCGATCCCTTCATCGTGATCGCGACGTCCGGGATGTGCGAGTCGGGACGGATCTTATACCATCTGGCTCACCGGATCGACGACGTCCGCTGTTCGCTCGTGATCGTGTCGTTCCAGGCGGAGCACACGCTCGGCCGCAGCCTCGCCGGCGGCGCCGCCACGGTGCGGATCTTCGGGGAGCCGCACGACGTGCGCCTTCAAGTGCATCAACTGGCAGAGTTCAGCGCGCACGCGGACGGGGACGAGCTAACGGCGTGGGTGGCGCGGGTGCCGCGCGTGGGACGGATCTACTGCGTGCACGGTGAAGAAGCCGGGTCGCTCGCGCTCGCCGCCTCGCTCCGGGCCCGGGGCTACGCCGCGGACGTGCCGGTCCGCGGCCAGCAGGTGGAGGTCGCCACGTCGTAA